The Caulifigura coniformis genome includes a region encoding these proteins:
- a CDS encoding ABC transporter ATP-binding protein translates to MPAATPSIVPMQKSASPYLAAQALDKAYRKGQCAVPVLRGVDITVQKGEFLSIVGQSGSGKSTLLHLLGLLDVPDMGRVSLNGKRIDDLPASTRDELRNRVFGFVFQFYHLLPELTLLENVLSTLMIRHSVFEYWRMRGQFRDAACSMIEKVGLAHRLKHRPSELSGGEMQRAAIARALVGQPEVLLADEPTGNLDVQTGREIMSLLTKLNADEKLTIVMVTHDDAIARRAERIVNLREGRLQSLEDAA, encoded by the coding sequence ATGCCAGCGGCCACTCCTTCGATCGTCCCCATGCAGAAATCGGCATCGCCCTATCTCGCCGCCCAGGCGCTCGACAAGGCCTACCGCAAAGGGCAGTGTGCGGTGCCCGTGCTCCGCGGAGTCGACATCACGGTGCAGAAAGGGGAGTTCCTTTCCATCGTCGGCCAGTCGGGCTCGGGGAAAAGCACGCTGCTGCACCTGCTCGGCCTGCTCGACGTTCCCGACATGGGACGGGTGTCACTGAACGGCAAACGGATCGACGACCTGCCGGCATCGACGCGCGACGAACTCCGCAATCGTGTGTTCGGATTCGTCTTCCAGTTCTACCATCTCCTCCCGGAACTCACGCTGCTGGAGAACGTGCTCTCAACGCTCATGATCCGGCATTCCGTGTTCGAATACTGGCGGATGCGGGGCCAGTTCCGCGACGCGGCCTGCTCGATGATCGAGAAGGTCGGCCTGGCGCATCGTCTGAAGCACCGGCCCTCGGAGCTTTCGGGCGGCGAGATGCAGCGGGCGGCGATTGCCCGGGCACTGGTCGGCCAGCCGGAAGTCCTGCTGGCGGATGAACCGACCGGAAATCTCGACGTCCAGACGGGGCGGGAGATCATGTCGCTGCTGACGAAGCTGAACGCCGACGAGAAGCTGACGATCGTCATGGTGACGCACGACGACGCGATCGCCCGCCGGGCGGAGCGGATCGTGAACCTGCGCGAAGGGCGGCTACAGTCGCTCGAAGACGCGGCCTGA